In a genomic window of Venatoribacter cucullus:
- the secD gene encoding protein translocase subunit SecD, giving the protein MLNKYPLWKNLLVVLVLVLGCIYAAPNLYPPDPAIQIMPSRAGTDMSEDVLVKVRQTLEQRGIEYFGEEVRGSTVLMRLTSNDQQLPAKDALQRILGDSYVVALNLAPTTPDWLLNLGAGPMTMGLDLSGGVHFLMEVDMDDYLKSRVTNYREELRNRLREEQLRYRRIQIDGSTVRVSFVDADTRTTARAFFSRNYPEFTQTEVDGNDSSDLLLSITEAKVREFEDYAVKQNLTTIRNRVNELGVAEPLVQRQGRNRIVVELPGVQDTAEAKKILGKAANLEFRLEAEAGASRLATDEYNFRNEPFRSARLEKTLITTGDSVTNAQPGFDENGFPQVNISLDARGGAMMTQVTRKAVQRRMAVLFVERRPQTTYEVVDGVEVPKTIQVVDKSIISLATIQTTLGNSFRITGLQSGEASELALLLRAGALAAPMYFVEERTIGPSLGKENIEMGVNSVVLGLALVLVLMAVYYRTFGLVANVALLANIVFLIAMMSMIGATLTLPGIAGIVLTVGMAVDANVLIFSRIREELRAGRSPQQAIHEGYDRAFVTILDANITTLIVALILFGVGTGPVKGFAVTLSFGIIASMFTAITLTRAMINLIYGNRRVESLSIGGRV; this is encoded by the coding sequence ATGCTCAACAAATACCCCCTGTGGAAAAACCTGCTGGTGGTACTGGTGCTGGTGCTGGGCTGTATTTATGCCGCACCCAACCTGTATCCGCCGGATCCCGCCATTCAGATTATGCCGTCCCGTGCCGGCACTGACATGAGCGAAGACGTACTGGTTAAAGTGCGTCAGACCCTCGAACAACGCGGCATTGAATACTTCGGTGAAGAAGTGCGCGGCAGCACCGTGCTGATGCGTCTGACCAGCAACGACCAGCAACTGCCGGCCAAAGATGCCCTGCAACGAATACTGGGCGACAGCTATGTGGTGGCGCTGAACCTGGCACCGACCACCCCCGACTGGCTGCTTAACCTGGGTGCCGGCCCCATGACCATGGGTCTGGATCTCAGCGGTGGTGTGCACTTCCTGATGGAAGTGGATATGGACGATTACCTGAAAAGCCGGGTAACCAATTACCGCGAAGAATTGCGTAACCGCCTGCGCGAAGAGCAACTGCGCTACCGCCGTATTCAGATTGATGGCAGCACCGTGCGCGTCAGCTTTGTCGATGCTGATACCCGCACCACTGCACGCGCTTTCTTCAGCCGTAATTACCCGGAATTTACCCAGACTGAGGTCGATGGCAATGACAGCAGTGATCTGCTGTTAAGCATTACCGAAGCCAAGGTCCGTGAATTTGAGGATTACGCGGTTAAGCAGAACCTCACCACCATCCGCAACCGGGTGAACGAACTGGGCGTGGCCGAACCGCTGGTACAGCGTCAGGGCCGCAACCGCATTGTGGTGGAATTACCGGGCGTGCAGGACACCGCCGAAGCCAAGAAGATTCTGGGCAAGGCCGCTAACCTGGAATTCCGTCTGGAAGCCGAAGCCGGTGCCAGCCGTCTGGCCACCGACGAGTACAATTTCCGCAATGAACCTTTCCGTTCTGCGCGTCTGGAAAAAACCCTTATCACCACCGGCGACAGCGTTACCAACGCCCAGCCCGGCTTTGATGAAAACGGTTTTCCGCAGGTGAATATTTCCCTCGATGCCCGTGGCGGCGCCATGATGACTCAGGTCACCCGCAAAGCCGTGCAGCGTCGTATGGCGGTGCTGTTCGTCGAACGCCGCCCGCAAACCACCTATGAAGTGGTCGACGGTGTGGAAGTACCGAAAACCATTCAGGTGGTGGATAAATCCATTATCTCTCTGGCCACCATTCAGACCACGCTGGGTAACAGCTTCCGTATTACCGGCCTGCAATCCGGTGAAGCCTCGGAACTGGCGCTGCTGCTGCGCGCCGGTGCGCTGGCGGCACCCATGTACTTTGTGGAAGAACGCACCATTGGCCCGAGCCTGGGTAAAGAAAACATCGAAATGGGCGTGAATTCCGTGGTGCTGGGGCTGGCGCTGGTGCTGGTGCTGATGGCGGTGTACTACCGTACCTTTGGTCTGGTGGCTAACGTCGCCCTGCTGGCCAACATCGTATTTCTGATTGCCATGATGTCGATGATCGGTGCCACGCTGACCCTGCCGGGTATTGCCGGTATCGTATTAACCGTAGGTATGGCGGTGGACGCCAACGTGCTGATTTTCTCGCGCATCCGCGAAGAATTACGCGCCGGCCGCTCACCGCAGCAGGCCATTCATGAAGGCTACGACCGGGCGTTTGTGACCATTCTGGATGCCAACATCACCACCTTAATTGTGGCGCTGATTCTGTTTGGCGTCGGTACCGGCCCGGTGAAAGGCTTCGCCGTGACTCTGTCGTTCGGCATCATCGCCTCCATGTTTACGGCCATTACTCTGACCCGCGCTATGATTAACCTGATTTACGGCAACCGTCGTGTAGAGTCGTTATCGATCGGAGGTCGTGTATGA
- the yajC gene encoding preprotein translocase subunit YajC — translation MKAILAALALTASGVAFAEGGAAPEPMGVTGQLVFLGGFLLIFYFLLWRPQSKRQKEHKNLISGLAKGDEVVTAGGMLGKITKVTDDFIVIEVADGVQLPVQKIAVTAALPKGTIKDVKA, via the coding sequence ATGAAAGCAATTCTGGCCGCACTGGCTTTAACCGCATCGGGTGTTGCCTTTGCTGAAGGTGGCGCAGCCCCGGAACCGATGGGCGTAACCGGTCAGCTGGTGTTTCTGGGCGGCTTCCTGCTGATTTTCTACTTCCTGCTGTGGCGTCCGCAGAGCAAGCGTCAGAAAGAACACAAAAATCTGATCTCTGGTCTGGCCAAGGGTGATGAAGTGGTGACTGCGGGTGGCATGCTGGGCAAGATCACCAAAGTGACTGACGATTTCATCGTGATCGAAGTGGCCGATGGTGTGCAACTGCCGGTGCAGAAAATCGCCGTTACCGCGGCCCTGCCGAAAGGCACTATTAAAGATGTAAAAGCCTGA
- the queA gene encoding tRNA preQ1(34) S-adenosylmethionine ribosyltransferase-isomerase QueA — protein sequence MKTSDFSFVLPDELIARYPMPERSASRLLTLDGETGALEHRGFKDLLGMLEPGDLLVFNNTRVIPARLFGEKASGGKLEALIERITGEHEALAHLRSSRSPKPGSRIVLGGAEVEVLGREGALFRLQFLDERPLLDILEQAGHMPLPPYMEREDAAEDRERYQTVYAEKPGAVAAPTAGLHFDQPLLDALQAKGVNFAFVTLHVGAGTFQPVKVDNIHEHEMHAEYIEVGPEVVDAVKATRAAGKRVVAVGTTSVRSLESASASGDIAPFYGESRIFIYPGYRFRSVDAMVTNFHLPESTLIMLVSAFAGREHTLGAYAEAVAQRYRFYSYGDAMFLSRPQRVE from the coding sequence ATGAAAACCAGCGATTTCAGCTTTGTATTACCCGATGAATTGATCGCCCGCTATCCGATGCCGGAGCGCAGCGCTTCGCGCCTGCTGACGCTGGACGGCGAGACCGGTGCGCTGGAGCATCGAGGCTTTAAAGATCTGCTTGGCATGCTGGAACCGGGTGACCTGCTGGTGTTTAACAATACCCGGGTAATTCCGGCGCGCTTATTTGGTGAAAAAGCCAGTGGCGGCAAACTGGAAGCCTTAATTGAACGCATCACCGGTGAGCATGAGGCGCTGGCGCATCTGCGTTCGTCCCGTTCCCCCAAACCCGGCAGCCGCATTGTGCTGGGCGGTGCCGAGGTGGAGGTGCTGGGCCGTGAAGGCGCGTTATTCCGCCTGCAGTTTCTGGATGAACGACCACTGCTGGACATTCTGGAGCAGGCCGGCCACATGCCGTTACCGCCTTATATGGAACGGGAAGACGCCGCCGAAGACCGCGAGCGTTACCAGACCGTGTATGCGGAAAAACCCGGTGCGGTGGCGGCACCGACGGCCGGTTTGCACTTTGATCAGCCGCTGCTGGATGCCCTGCAGGCGAAAGGGGTAAATTTTGCCTTTGTTACCCTGCACGTTGGCGCCGGTACCTTTCAGCCGGTGAAGGTCGACAATATCCACGAGCATGAAATGCACGCGGAATATATTGAAGTGGGGCCGGAGGTGGTGGATGCGGTGAAAGCCACCCGGGCCGCCGGCAAGCGCGTGGTGGCGGTGGGTACCACCTCTGTGCGCAGCCTGGAAAGTGCCAGTGCCAGTGGTGACATTGCGCCGTTTTATGGTGAAAGCCGGATCTTTATTTACCCCGGTTACCGTTTCCGCAGCGTCGATGCCATGGTGACCAACTTCCACCTGCCGGAATCGACCCTGATTATGCTGGTGTCGGCCTTTGCCGGTCGTGAACATACGCTGGGCGCCTATGCCGAAGCCGTGGCGCAGCGTTACCGTTTTTACAGTTATGGCGATGCCATGTTTTTATCCCGCCCGCAGCGGGTTGAATAA
- the tgt gene encoding tRNA guanosine(34) transglycosylase Tgt encodes MTRECFMQFDLHSEITDGSSHARRGSITFPRGTIQTPAFMPVGTYGSVKGLSPEHIKELGAEIILGNTFHLMLRPGTEVVKLHGDLHDFIGWDKPILTDSGGFQVFSLGAMRKITEEGVAFRSPVNGEKVFMTPESSMQVQRDLGSDIVMIFDECTPYPATEKEAADSMRLSLRWAKRSKDAHGDNPSALFGIIQGGMYEDLRDESLAGLTDIGFDGYAIGGLSVGEPKDDMMRVLRYVAPKMPKDKPRYLMGVGKPEDLVEGVRRGIDMFDCVMPTRNARNGHLFTSTGVLKLRNAANRSHTGPIDPECGCYTCRNFSRAYLHHLDKCKEMLGGTLNSIHNLHYYQTLMAGLRRSLEEGTFAAFVDEFYAKRGMQTPPLDAVASGAHSEPQA; translated from the coding sequence ATGACACGCGAATGTTTTATGCAGTTTGATCTGCACAGTGAAATTACCGATGGCAGCAGCCATGCCCGCCGCGGCAGCATTACCTTTCCGCGCGGAACCATTCAGACTCCGGCCTTTATGCCGGTTGGTACTTATGGTTCGGTGAAAGGTCTGAGCCCGGAACATATTAAAGAACTGGGTGCGGAAATTATTCTCGGCAATACCTTCCATTTAATGCTGCGCCCGGGCACCGAGGTGGTGAAACTGCACGGTGACCTGCACGATTTTATCGGCTGGGATAAACCCATCCTTACCGATTCCGGCGGCTTTCAGGTGTTCAGCCTGGGCGCCATGCGCAAAATTACCGAAGAGGGCGTAGCCTTCCGCTCGCCGGTAAACGGTGAAAAAGTCTTTATGACACCGGAAAGCTCCATGCAGGTGCAGCGTGATCTGGGCTCTGACATCGTGATGATTTTTGACGAATGCACACCGTATCCGGCCACCGAAAAAGAAGCCGCTGATTCCATGCGCCTGTCATTGCGCTGGGCCAAACGCTCCAAAGACGCTCACGGTGATAATCCGTCGGCGCTGTTCGGTATTATTCAGGGCGGTATGTACGAAGACCTGCGCGATGAGTCGCTGGCCGGCCTGACCGACATCGGTTTTGATGGTTACGCCATTGGTGGTTTAAGCGTGGGCGAGCCGAAAGACGACATGATGCGCGTGCTGCGTTACGTGGCACCGAAAATGCCGAAAGACAAACCCCGTTATCTGATGGGCGTGGGCAAGCCGGAAGATCTGGTCGAAGGTGTGCGTCGTGGCATTGATATGTTCGATTGCGTCATGCCCACCCGTAATGCCCGCAATGGCCATTTATTTACCTCGACCGGGGTGTTGAAATTACGCAACGCAGCGAACCGTTCGCACACCGGTCCGATTGACCCGGAATGCGGCTGTTACACCTGTCGCAACTTCAGCCGTGCCTATCTGCATCACTTAGATAAATGTAAAGAAATGCTCGGTGGTACTTTAAACAGTATCCATAACCTGCATTATTACCAGACCCTGATGGCCGGTTTGCGCCGCTCTCTGGAAGAAGGTACATTTGCTGCCTTCGTGGATGAGTTCTATGCCAAACGGGGCATGCAGACACCGCCGCTGGACGCCGTTGCAAGCGGTGCCCACAGCGAACCACAGGCGTGA